The nucleotide sequence TCGTCCAGAAAAACCAGGTAGTATACTCGGATATTTCTGATGACTGACCAAAATTCCATTCGCTGTTTTTGAACTTTTTCACTTGATTTTTCCGCAGCGTAAAGAGTTTTTTTTTCACGGTATAGTTTAATTTTTGCGTCAGCCTTCCCATCGTGGCTCTACTGACTCTAACTTGAACTTTTTCTTCTAGCAAGTCACAAAGTTCTGCAAGGGTTGCATCATTATGGGTTTCGATAATTTCTATTAAATCAATTAATTGCTCTCCCTTGATTTTAGGTTCAGGGCTTCCGAATTGAGGGCGAGGATGAATATTTCCGGTTTCTTTATACTGCTTGAGTAATTTTTGAAATATTGCTTGGAGCCACACAAAACGTTGAGCGAGCTTCCTAATCGAGATATTTCCTTTTTCATGGACTTCAATAATTTTTTGCCGGCACTCAATGGGATAAGGTTTCGTTACTGATTTTTATAATTGATAGACTTGAATAAAATTATACCTTATGAGTCCGAGAATTGCTATATTACTGTTCATATATCTCAAGTGGTAAGTCGTCTGGATCTTTGAAAAAAGTAAAACGTTTCCCTGTTAATTCGTCAATTCTCACTGGTTCAACCCTGATTCCTTTTGAATCTAAATAAGCAACATATTCTGTTACATTTTCTACTTCAAAGGCTAGATGTCGTAGCCCACAAGCTTCAGGACTATTGATTCTTGAAGGAGGACTAGGAAAAGAAAAAAGTTCTATTTGAGCATTGTCTCCCACTTTTAAATCTAACTTGTAAGAATTTCGTTGCTCTCTAAATGTTTCATTAATTATTGAGAATTTTAGTATCTTTGTGTAAAAATTTTTAGAGTTTTCATAGTCAGAACAAATAATAGCTATATGGTGAATTCCCTTTAATTTCATGTTTTCAATCCTAGCTTTTGAGATGAATTTGGCTTGACGAGGTAACAACCCCGTCGCAACTCGTTATCCAGCTTATTTAAGGTTTTGGCACCTTATTTTGTGCAGAGTATTCCCCCCAATCCTGAATTAGATTGGCCACTACCCCAGTCCAGCCAGTTTGATGGCTAGCACCAACTCCAGCACCCTTATCTCCATGAAAATTTTCATAGAAAAGAATCAAAGCGAATCGCACTTTCATTGATAGTACACCCAAACTGTTCGCACCGGCTACCTTACCCGGAGGAGCGTTCAAGATGTCGTAGTAAAATTTGTCATGGTCGTCCCATATATCGACATTGTTATCTCCAACTTTATTCATCGCATCTGCTATCAACAGGAAAGGCTGAAAATATTTGGATGCCATATCTTCGTAGTTGGTTCTCGCCGATTTGGTTACCAGGGTTCGATAAGTTGAGATCAACTCTTCATCTTTTTGCTCTTTAACTATACCTTCATATTTTTGGCGGAGTTATTCATAAATTCTCGCCAAATCCTTATCTTTTTTGGCTAGTTCCGTTGCAATTTTTAGCATATTCAGACAGAACATCGCCATCCAGCTAGTACCATCTGACTGCTCTATAGGCGCGAGAACGAGATTGATCGTGGGAAAAATAGCCCCAAGCATTATCATTATCGCTGTAATCTTCCCGCACCGTTCCCCACTGGCGATCGCTCAAATACGAACCCTACCGCTTCCAATCTTCTTTCTTCTCCCGGTCTTCTGCTAATCTTTTTCCTTCTGCTGTGTCTTGAATTGATGTCATGGCTTTTTTCGGTTGTGTAATGCTTGCTGATATTGATTTAGTTTTTCTTCTCAGTCGCTAACCTAGCACGTAGAACT is from Microcoleus sp. FACHB-68 and encodes:
- a CDS encoding VOC family protein; amino-acid sequence: MKLKGIHHIAIICSDYENSKNFYTKILKFSIINETFREQRNSYKLDLKVGDNAQIELFSFPSPPSRINSPEACGLRHLAFEVENVTEYVAYLDSKGIRVEPVRIDELTGKRFTFFKDPDDLPLEIYEQ